The Saliniramus fredricksonii genome segment CGCGCGGCGATATCTACCGCGCGCCGGAAATGTTGGAAGACGCGCATTTCAAGGCGCGCGAAGCGATCGTGAAGGTCGCCCATCCCGTCTTCGGTGATCTCGCCATGCAGAATGTCGCGCCGCGCCTCTCGGACACGCCGGGCCGCGTCGTCAGCCCCGGTCCCGAGCTCGGTGAGCATAATGCGCAGGTGTTCAAGGGCCTTTTGAATCTCGATGATGCGCGGATCGCCGAACTGGCCGAGCGCGGTATCGTCGGGCGTGGAGGGCAGTGATGGCAGGCGCCGAGGCAGCAACCCGGCTTCGCGATGCGCTCGTCGATGCGCCGCGCGCCGTATCCGGATATGGTGCCGGCGCTTTCGTCGCCCATCGGGGTGAGCCGCTGCCGGTTGACGATCCGGCCACGGGGAAGGTGATCGCGATCCTGCACGAATCCGACGCGGCGGAGGTCGATGCCGCCGTGCGCGCCGCGCGTCACGCCTTCGATCACGGGCCCTGGCCGAAGAGCAGCATCACCACGCGCCAGCAGGTGCTGATGGCGATCCATGATGCGATCATGGCCCATGCCGACGAGCTGGCGGCGCTGGAGAGCATCAATACCGGCGTCCCGCTCGCCCAGACGCGCGGCATGCACATCCCGCGCGCGGCCTATAATTTCAAATTCTTCGCCGAGTATATCAACCACAGCGCCGGCGAGCTGTATCAGCAGGAGGAGGGCTTCCTCACTCTGGTCTCGCGCGAGCCGATGGGCGTCTGCGCCCTGATCGGGCCGTGGAACGTGCCGCTGGGGCTGACCTCGATGAAGCTCGCCGCAGCGCTCGCTTTCGGCAATACCTGCGTGGTTAAGCCGAGCGAGATGACGCCACTGACGGTGGCGCGGTTATTCGATCTGATGCGCGATTGCGGCCTGCCGGAGGGCGTGGTCAACCTCGTCAACGGGCGCGGCCATGTGACTGGGGCGGCTCTGTCGGGGCATCCGGAAATAGACATGGTCTCTTTCACCGGCGGCACCGAGACCGGGCGTGCAATCATGGGGGCGCTGGCAAAGGGCATCAAGGGCGCCGCCATGGAGCTCGGCGGCAAGAGCGCGAATATCGTTTTCGACGATGCCGATTTCGACCGCGCCCTCGACGGCGCGCTGCTCGGGGTCTTTGCCAATAACGGCCAGATGTGCCTGGCCGGCAGCCGCATCTTCGTGCAGCGCCCGATCGCCGAGCGCTTCATGGAGGCGTTTGTCGCGCGCATGCGCAACCTGCGCATCGGCGATCCTCTGATCCCGGGAACCGAACTCGGCCCGATGATCAACGCCGCGCAAAAGCAGCGCATGCGCGATTATGTCGGCATCGGCGAGAGTGAGGGCGCGCGGCTGCTCGCCGGCGGCAAGGCGGTTCCAGGCATGGAGGCAGGACACTACGTGCAGCCGGTGGCGATGCTCGCGCAGGATAACGGCGCGCGGCTGTGCCAGGAGGAGATTTTTGGCCCCTTCGCCACCTTCCAGATCTTCGAGACCGAGGAGGAAGTGGTGCGGCTGGCCAATGAGAGCCGTTTCGGCCTTGCCGGCTATGTCTGGACCGAGGGGCTCGGGCGTGCGCACCGGGTCGCGCAGGCCATGCGCACGGGGACCATCTGGGTGAACACGCCGATGGTGCGTGATCTGCGCTCGGCCTTCGGCGGCTACAAGGAATCGGGCGTCGGTCGCGAGGGCGGACGCGGCTGCGAGGCGATGTATACCGAGATCAAGACGGTGATGATCCCGGTGGCAGAGCGCCCGATCCACAAACTGGGAGGCAGCGATGGCTGAAGCGACCGGCGCCCCGCGCCATCTCTCCGCCTATTCCTGGCGCGCGCGCCTCGGCGTGATCGTACCGCCGACCAATACGGTCAACGAGGCGGAATGGGCGCGGCTGATGCCGGAGGGCACGAGCTTCCACACCATGCGCATGTCGCTGCATGCGGATACGAGCTCGCGTGAGGGACAGCGCGCGCTGCATGATGATCTCGACAAGGCCATGGCCGAGCTCGTCAAGGCGGATGTCGATGTCATCGCCTATGCCTGCACCGCCGGTTCGATGACGCATCCGCCGCAGAGCCTGCCCGAACGGATGCAGGCCGCGAGCGGGCGCACCGGCCTCACCACCGCTGCGGCGATCGTCACCGCGCTCGATGCCCTCGCAGCAAAGAGGCTCGCCGTCGCAACGCCTTATCATGAAAAGCTCGACGCGCATGAGCGCCATTTCCTGGAAGGCTGCGGGTTCGAGGTGCTGGCGATTGCGGGGCTCGGCATCGGCGCCGGCGGGCCCCATGAATATGTCCGCATCGCGCAGACGCCGCTCGACGCGGTCGTCGCGCATGCGCGGGGCGTGATCCAGGCAGCGCGGGAATCCGGGCGCCCCGATGCGTTGCTGATCTCCTGCACCGATTTTCCGACCCTGCCAATGATCCGCAAGCTCGAAGCCGAATTCGGCATCCCGGTGATCTCCTCCAACACCGCCACGCTCTGGCATGCCCTGCGGCTCGCCGGTATCCGCGACGACATATCCGCAGCGGGGCGCCTGTTCGAACGCATGGGGGCCGCCGGCTGATGAGCGAACGCTATCCGTCACTGCGAGACCGCGTCGTGATCGTCACAGGTGGCGGGCGCGGACTTGGGCGCGAAATGGCGCTTGCGCTCGCGGAGGAGGGCGCTCGAGTCGCGATTACCGGCGCGCGGGCGGGCGAGGAACTCGACGCCACGGCGCGCGAGGCGGAATCTCTGTCGGGGCGGATACTCCCGCTGCTCTGCGACGTCACGGATCCGGATGCCTGCACGGCGCTGGTCGCGCGGGTCGAGGCGGAGCTGGGGCCGGTCGCGGTGCTGATCAACAATGCCGGACGCGGCATGCGGCTCGTCAGCGAGACCTATAACCGCGAGCCGACGCGGTTCTGGGAGACGGATTCGCAGGCCTGGGCGGCAATCATCGCGGCCAATCTCAACGGCATGTTCCATATGAGCCGGGCGGTGGTGCCAGGCATGCTGGCGCGCGGTTGCGGCAAGATCATCAACATCTCGACCAGCGACCAGACCATGGTCCGGCGCGGCTATGCGCCCTACGGCCCGTCCAAAGCGGCGCTGGAGGCCGCCTCGCGCATCTTCGCGCAGGATCTCGCCGGCACCGGTGTTGATGTCAACGTGCTCCTGCCGGGCGGTGCGGCGGATACGGCGCTGCTGCCCGACGGACCTGGCAAGAAGGGCGCCGACGGCAACCTGCTTTCACCCGCCATCATGCGCGCCCCGGCTTTGTGGCTAAGCGCCGATGATTCCAGCGGCCATACCGGAGAGCGCTATATCGCCCGGCTGTGGGACGACACGCTTCCCGCCGATGAGGCGGCGCAGCTGGCGCGCAGTCCGGCGGTCGAGAAGCCGGCGATCATGTGATGGGGGAGGTGCCTGAATTTGCGAGGGCTGATGCAGCGCAATCTCCCCTCTCCCTTCGAGGAGAGGGGAACGCTCGCATCGCCCAAGCGGGTCGTCCTCGACCTGGGGCGGGCACTCATGTGTCATGCAAGGTATCGGGCTGGACGCAAAATTTTGTCCGGACATATAATCAACGACAACGCGCATAGCGCATCACAGCGAGGGGATCGCGGCATGAGTGACAGGGGCGTTCTGATCGTCGGGGGCGGGCCGGTCGGTATGACGGCGGCGGCTTATCTGGCTGATGAAGGGATTCCGGTGACGCTGATCGAGGGGCATGTGGACGTGCCGACGGATCTGCGCGCCTCGACCTTCCATCCGCCGACGCTCGACATGCTTGATCGCTTCGGTATCGCCGAGAAATGCGTCGAACAGGGGCTGATCTGCCCGCAATGGCAGTTCCGCGATCGCAGGGAAGGCGTCATCGCCACGTTCGATCTCGGGCTGCTGGCAGACGAGACGCGTCATCCCTATCGGCTGCAATGCGAGCAATGGAAGCTCGCACGCCTCCTGCGCGAGAAGCTCGAGGCCGAGGGCAAGGTCGATCTGCGCTATGGCATGCAGGCGCTGGAAGCCTCCCAGGATGATGACGGCGTGCGCCTCGTGATCGCCGACGGAGACGGGCATCGCGAGGAATTGCGCGGGCATTTCCTCGTCGGCGCCGATGGCGCGCGCTCGATCGTGCGCAAGCAGATCGGCGTGAATTTCGAGGGGATGACCATCCCCGAGATCTTCCTGACCTTCTCGACGACCTTCGATTTTGGCTCGGCCATCCCGGACCTGACCAATATCGCCTATATCAGCGATCCCGATGAATGGGTGGTGCTGCTGCGTACGCCCACGCTGTGGCGCGTTCTCTTCCCGACCGAGGATAATGAAACGCCTGAATCGATGAAGGCGCCGGAGCGCATCGAGGAGCGGCTCCAGGCGCTGCTACCGCGCGATGCGCCCTATGAGATCGTCCATAAAACCGATTACCGCGTGCATGAGCGCGTCGCGGATCGCTACCTCTCCGGGCGCATCTTCCTTGCCGGTGATGCCGCGCATCTCAACAATCCGCTCGGCGGCATGGGTATGAATGGCGGCATCCACGACGCCATGAATCTCGGCGAGAAGCTCACCGCCGTGTGGAACGGCGCGCCGCTTGAAACCATGGGACGCTACGAGCGCCAGCGCCGCAAGGTGGCGATCGAGACGGTCCAGGCGCAGGCCCTGCGCAACCGCAAGATCCTCAACGAGAAAGACCCGCAGGCGCGCTGCGCCTATCACGACGAGTTGCGCAGCACCGTGGCTGACGAAGAGGCCCATCGCGCCTTCGTGCGCCGCTCCTCGATGATCCAGTCGCTGCGTGATCTCGAAGACGTGGCCTGAACGGCGCGGACACCATATCCAGGGAGAACGACCATGGTCGACAGTCTCGGTTACCGCATGAAATTCGGGGTCATCGCCCCCTCTACCAACACCTCGGTCCAGCCGGAATTCGACGCGATGCGTCCGGTGGGCGTGACCAACCATTTCTCGCGCATCATCATCCCGGACAATCCGGTCACCAGCGACGATGATTTCAACAAGCTGATGGATGACATCCGCGCGGCACTGATGGATTCGGTCGATGCGGTGATGACCTGCCGCCCGGATTATCTCGTCATGGGGATGTCGGCAGAGACCTTCTGGGACGGGCTTGAGGGCTCGATCGAACTGGAGCGTCGCGTCGAGGAACGCGCTGGCGTGAAGGTGGCGATGGGATCGGATGCCTGCCGCGCGGCACTCAACTGCTATGACAATGTCAAGCGGCTCGGCGTGATCACGCCCTACATGCCCGTGGGCGATGTCCAGGTGCGCAAGTTCTTCACCGATTGCGGCTTCGAGGTGGTCAATCTCAAGGGACTCAAATGCAAGAGCCCGATGCAGATCGCCCATGTCCCGGAAACCGAGCTGCGTGACGCGATCAACGAGGTCGACGGCCCGGATGTCGACGCCATCGTGCAGGTCGGCACCAATCTCGCCATGGCGCGGGTGGCCGGAATCGCCGAATTCTGGCTCGGCAAGCCGGTGATCGCGATCAACACGGCGACCTATTGGTGGGCCCTGCGCCAGAACGGCATTACCGACAAGATCCAGGGGTATGGCACGCTGCTGGCAAGGCATTGACGGCAGCTGGCGACATGTGGCACGCTTCTCGCGACAGGTGACGCGAGAGGAAGCCCCCATGAGCATAGCCGTTCCAGCTGCCGAGCAGTCCGGCGCACTGGCCGGTGACAGCATTCCGATCCGGGCCTTCGCCATGCTGGGCGGGCGCAGGATCGTGGCACATGGCGTGCAGAATTCGATCGATGCGCATGACGTGATCATGCGCGGCCTGCCTTCGGCATCGCTGATACACCTGATCGCGCGTGTGCGCGTCCTTTCGCATGGCGATGCGCTCGAAAAGGCCATCGGCATGAGCATCCGTACGCTGCAAAGGCGCAGGAAGGATGCGGCGGATACGCGGTTATCTGTCGAGCAGAGCAGCCGCGCCTGGCGCTTCGCCGAAATCCTCGCCCGCGCCATCGACGTGATGGGGGCGCAGGAGGCTGCCGAGGCATGGCTCGAAGCGCAGGCGATCGGCCTCGATAACCGCCGTCCGATCGATCTTCTCTCCTCGGCGGCTGGGGCAGAAGCGGTGGAGAATTACCTCACCCGGCTCGAATACGGGGTCTATACGTGACCCCTCTGCCGGCGCCGTTGGGGCAGGGCGAAATCCGGTTGTGGCGCCTTGATCAGCATCGTCATGCCGGGAGCTGGCATTCCGGCGAGGGGGCGCATCGTGTCGGCGGGCGATGGAATTCGCGGGGTGTGCGGGTCGTCTATGCCTCGATTGATCCCGCTGTGGCGATCCTCGAAGTTGCGGTCCATAAAGGTTTCCGCGTCCTCGACACCGCACCCCACCTGCTGACTTGCGCAAGGATCACCGATCCGTCGATCATTCACGTGGTCCGACCGGAGGACATACCCAATCCCAGCTGGCTGGTGCCAACCACCCACGGGCCGGGCCAGCAGGGTTTCGGCGACCAGCTCGTCAGGGATCATCTTTTCACACTGATCCCCTCGACGGTTTCACGCTACAGCTGGAACCTGATTTTCGATCCGGGCCGCGCCTTTCATCATCTCGAGGATGTCCGGCAGGAGCGCTTCGCGCTCGACCCGCGCCTGCATGCGGGTCGCTGAGGGCTTTATCTGACTGAGGGCAGGCGTCGCCGGAACCACTTCCCCCGTCCCGATTTGACTCCCCTCAAGGCCGCGCATGCGGCAGAAAGGGGATGCGCAGTGGATGCACGCACCACAGGGGTGAAGACCGCTCAGCTCTACCGGATGGACATGCCCGATCATCGCTGTCCGTTCGGCCTCAAGAGCCTGGACCTTTTGCAGCGCAGGGGCTTTGAGGTCGAGGATCATCCACTGCGTACCCGCGAGGAAACCGATGGCTTCATGCAGCGCGAGGGCGTGAAGACGACGCCGCAGACTTATATCGACGGCGAGCGCATCGGCGGATACGAAGAGCTTCGCACGCATTTTGGCCTCGCCGTGAAGGATGAGGACGAGGTCACCTACATGCCCGTCATCGCTCTGTTTGCCGTGGCTTTCGCCATGGCCCTCGCGATCGGCTGGCGCATGGAGGGGGCGGTTGCCAGCCTGCGCACCTTCGAGATCTTCGTGGCGACGGCGATGGTGCTGCTGGGTCTTCAGAAGCTCAAGGATGTCGAGAGTTTCTCGACCATGTTCCTGAATTACGATCTGCTCGCGCGCCGCTGGGTGCCCTATGGCTACGTCTATCCCTTTGCAGAAACGCTTGCCGGCGTGCTGATGCTGGCTTCCGCGCTGATCTGGCTCGCCGGGCCGGTGGCGTTGTTCATCGGGACGGTCGGCGCGGTATCGGTGTTCAAGGCGGTCTATATCGAAAAACGTGAGTTGAAATGCGCCTGTGTCGGCGGTGACAGCAACGTGCCGCTCGGCTTCGTCTCGCTCACCGAGAATCTGATCATGATGGGGATGGGACTTTGGATGCCGTTTCGCGTCTACGTCCTGCAGGCGTGATGCGCCCTCATCCCTCCAGCGCGTCGCGGCGGATGCGCATGGTGTAGCTGAAGCGATCGGCGGGATGGTGGTTGATCGAGACGACCATGGTTGCGCCGTCGCGATCGAGATAACATCGCACCAGACGCAGCGCATAGGCGCCTTTCGGCGCATCAAGTCTGATGCGGATATCCTCCGGCATCGGCACGGCATTGGTCGTCTGGATGGCCTCGGCGACGGGGATTTCGGCGCGACGCTCGATCAGGGCGTAGAGCGGCCCGACGCAATCGCGCATCTCCGGCTCCAGCCAGGCGAAACGCATGTCGATATACACTGTCGTATGGCAGATGATCGCGTCCTGCGACCGCGTCATGCGCAGGCCCTGCACCCGCAGCCAGGTCTCGCCCGGTGCGCATCCGATCAATGCTGCGGC includes the following:
- a CDS encoding aldehyde dehydrogenase; translated protein: MAGAEAATRLRDALVDAPRAVSGYGAGAFVAHRGEPLPVDDPATGKVIAILHESDAAEVDAAVRAARHAFDHGPWPKSSITTRQQVLMAIHDAIMAHADELAALESINTGVPLAQTRGMHIPRAAYNFKFFAEYINHSAGELYQQEEGFLTLVSREPMGVCALIGPWNVPLGLTSMKLAAALAFGNTCVVKPSEMTPLTVARLFDLMRDCGLPEGVVNLVNGRGHVTGAALSGHPEIDMVSFTGGTETGRAIMGALAKGIKGAAMELGGKSANIVFDDADFDRALDGALLGVFANNGQMCLAGSRIFVQRPIAERFMEAFVARMRNLRIGDPLIPGTELGPMINAAQKQRMRDYVGIGESEGARLLAGGKAVPGMEAGHYVQPVAMLAQDNGARLCQEEIFGPFATFQIFETEEEVVRLANESRFGLAGYVWTEGLGRAHRVAQAMRTGTIWVNTPMVRDLRSAFGGYKESGVGREGGRGCEAMYTEIKTVMIPVAERPIHKLGGSDG
- a CDS encoding maleate cis-trans isomerase family protein, coding for MAEATGAPRHLSAYSWRARLGVIVPPTNTVNEAEWARLMPEGTSFHTMRMSLHADTSSREGQRALHDDLDKAMAELVKADVDVIAYACTAGSMTHPPQSLPERMQAASGRTGLTTAAAIVTALDALAAKRLAVATPYHEKLDAHERHFLEGCGFEVLAIAGLGIGAGGPHEYVRIAQTPLDAVVAHARGVIQAARESGRPDALLISCTDFPTLPMIRKLEAEFGIPVISSNTATLWHALRLAGIRDDISAAGRLFERMGAAG
- a CDS encoding SDR family NAD(P)-dependent oxidoreductase; translation: MSERYPSLRDRVVIVTGGGRGLGREMALALAEEGARVAITGARAGEELDATAREAESLSGRILPLLCDVTDPDACTALVARVEAELGPVAVLINNAGRGMRLVSETYNREPTRFWETDSQAWAAIIAANLNGMFHMSRAVVPGMLARGCGKIINISTSDQTMVRRGYAPYGPSKAALEAASRIFAQDLAGTGVDVNVLLPGGAADTALLPDGPGKKGADGNLLSPAIMRAPALWLSADDSSGHTGERYIARLWDDTLPADEAAQLARSPAVEKPAIM
- a CDS encoding FAD-dependent oxidoreductase, yielding MSDRGVLIVGGGPVGMTAAAYLADEGIPVTLIEGHVDVPTDLRASTFHPPTLDMLDRFGIAEKCVEQGLICPQWQFRDRREGVIATFDLGLLADETRHPYRLQCEQWKLARLLREKLEAEGKVDLRYGMQALEASQDDDGVRLVIADGDGHREELRGHFLVGADGARSIVRKQIGVNFEGMTIPEIFLTFSTTFDFGSAIPDLTNIAYISDPDEWVVLLRTPTLWRVLFPTEDNETPESMKAPERIEERLQALLPRDAPYEIVHKTDYRVHERVADRYLSGRIFLAGDAAHLNNPLGGMGMNGGIHDAMNLGEKLTAVWNGAPLETMGRYERQRRKVAIETVQAQALRNRKILNEKDPQARCAYHDELRSTVADEEAHRAFVRRSSMIQSLRDLEDVA
- a CDS encoding maleate cis-trans isomerase family protein — encoded protein: MVDSLGYRMKFGVIAPSTNTSVQPEFDAMRPVGVTNHFSRIIIPDNPVTSDDDFNKLMDDIRAALMDSVDAVMTCRPDYLVMGMSAETFWDGLEGSIELERRVEERAGVKVAMGSDACRAALNCYDNVKRLGVITPYMPVGDVQVRKFFTDCGFEVVNLKGLKCKSPMQIAHVPETELRDAINEVDGPDVDAIVQVGTNLAMARVAGIAEFWLGKPVIAINTATYWWALRQNGITDKIQGYGTLLARH
- the parS gene encoding type II RES/Xre toxin-antitoxin system antitoxin; protein product: MAVPAAEQSGALAGDSIPIRAFAMLGGRRIVAHGVQNSIDAHDVIMRGLPSASLIHLIARVRVLSHGDALEKAIGMSIRTLQRRRKDAADTRLSVEQSSRAWRFAEILARAIDVMGAQEAAEAWLEAQAIGLDNRRPIDLLSSAAGAEAVENYLTRLEYGVYT
- a CDS encoding RES family NAD+ phosphorylase codes for the protein MTPLPAPLGQGEIRLWRLDQHRHAGSWHSGEGAHRVGGRWNSRGVRVVYASIDPAVAILEVAVHKGFRVLDTAPHLLTCARITDPSIIHVVRPEDIPNPSWLVPTTHGPGQQGFGDQLVRDHLFTLIPSTVSRYSWNLIFDPGRAFHHLEDVRQERFALDPRLHAGR
- a CDS encoding MauE/DoxX family redox-associated membrane protein — protein: MDMPDHRCPFGLKSLDLLQRRGFEVEDHPLRTREETDGFMQREGVKTTPQTYIDGERIGGYEELRTHFGLAVKDEDEVTYMPVIALFAVAFAMALAIGWRMEGAVASLRTFEIFVATAMVLLGLQKLKDVESFSTMFLNYDLLARRWVPYGYVYPFAETLAGVLMLASALIWLAGPVALFIGTVGAVSVFKAVYIEKRELKCACVGGDSNVPLGFVSLTENLIMMGMGLWMPFRVYVLQA
- a CDS encoding GntR family transcriptional regulator codes for the protein MNESAETLPRYMQVMQILRERIASGVYGVDSLIPTEAELCEEFSVSRYTIREALRRLTEAGFVARRQGSGTLVIARQPPGNFTHSMRSLTELFQYAVDTRFAIDEIAPVAVNEAAAALIGCAPGETWLRVQGLRMTRSQDAIICHTTVYIDMRFAWLEPEMRDCVGPLYALIERRAEIPVAEAIQTTNAVPMPEDIRIRLDAPKGAYALRLVRCYLDRDGATMVVSINHHPADRFSYTMRIRRDALEG